TCCGGGCCGGGGTGCCGGCGTTCGCGGAGGTCCTGGAAGGGCTGCTGGCCGAGCTGGTGGTCGAGGGGGCGACGGCGGCCGAGGAGGTACGGCGGGCGAATCCGGAGGCCTCGAAACTGCTGCACGGGCACTTCCCCGCACTGGACTTCGTCCCGCACGAGCGGCTCAAGGAACTGTCGGCGGACGCCCGGCTGATCGTCCGCACCGGCGAGGCACGGCCGTACGCCAACGTCCTGCTGCGCTGCGGCGTCTTCTTCTGACCGCCGTCCACCGAGATGTTTCGAGGGGCCCGATCCGTCGACCGGGCCCCTCGGCTTTCCCCTCCCGTCAGGATCCCCCGCGATCCCCCCGGATCCCCCTCCAGAAGTCCTGACACCAAGTACGACTGCCAAAGGACGGGAAGGGTTGCACGGCCGAGTAAGAAATTCTTGCCGGACCCTTACGGATCCCCGCGCCGGTGCCGGAGCAGGTGCCCTAGGTTGACGGAATGGGCCTCTTCGACAAGCTGACCGGAACCCAACATCCCGACGACGGTGTCGTTCCGCGCCCGGTCGAGGAGGTGCGGGCGGCCCTGCTCGCTCTCAACGGGCCCGACGTGCCGTATGCCGTGCTCGTCGGGGCCGCGGAGGGCGCCGACGTGGTGGCGGAGTGGCGGCTGGCCGAGCCCGCCTGGCAGAACCTCTTCGTCCGTTCCCAGCTCAGCCGTGCCGTCCGGTTCCGGATGCGCTTCGTGGAGGCCGAGCACGAGGTGCGCGTCGTCGAGGAGGGGCGGGAGGTCACCCGGGTCGGGAACCCGCCGAGGCTGAGCATCTCCCGGCAGTACACGCGTGGGCCGGACCGGACCGTCACCCGCCACTACACCCTCGGTCGCGGGGAGAGCGGCCGCCTCGAAGCCACGGAGACGTTCCGCTTCGACAGCGCCGAACTGCGCGATCCTCTGCGGGACATCGTCCTCACGTCGGGCTGGACGTGGCGGAGTGTGGTGTTCGGCAGGCTGTGAGCACGCGGGTGACCTCGCCGTCGTCCTCCACGATGTCCCGGACGTGCGCGAACCCGAGCCGGCCCAGCAGCCGCAGCGACGGCTCGTTCCGCGCGTCCACGGTGGCGTGCACCTCGGTGAGCCCCAGGGTCTCGAAGCCGTACGCCACGAGCGCCCGCGCCAGCTCCGTCCCTAGCCCGCCGCCCCAGGCCTCGGGGGCGAGGGCGTAGATGATCTCGTGTCCGTCGACTTCCTCGGTCCGCTTGATCTCCGCGTGCCCGACCAGCCGCCTGTCACGCCGGACCGCCCACACGTCGAACAGCTCCCGCGCGTACACCGTGCTGAAGACCCGCCCGAACAGGGCCCGGTCCTCGGCCTCGGACGCGGTGCCGTCCCCCATCCACCGGGACACCCGGGTGTCCTGGAACAGGGCGACGAAGTCGTCCTCGTCGTCCGGGGTGTAGGGGGTGAGGAGGAGGCGGGGGGTGCGCAGGGTCGGGGGCAGGGCGGGGCTCACTCGGCACCGGCCAACTGATCGGCCCAGACGTAGCTCTCGGGCAGCAGGTCCGCGACGGGGACGGCCCGGACATCGTCGCATGTGCCAACGATGACTTCGACGGCGGGAAAGCAGTCGAGAAGAACCTGCCGGCACCGCCCGCACGGGGGCACGACCCCCCGGCCGCGGTCGCCCACGGCGACGACGGTGTCCAGCTCGTACACCCCCTGGGCGGCCGCCACGCCGATGAGCGTCAGCTCGGCGCAGGGCCCTCCGGTGAAGTGGTAGACGTTCACCGCGGTCACGATCCGCCCGCCCGGGGCACGCCCCGCGGCGGCCACGGTGTGCCTCTCGCCCCGAC
This genomic stretch from Streptomyces sp. Go-475 harbors:
- the rbsD gene encoding D-ribose pyranase, translated to MKKAGILNRHLAGALAELGHGDGVLVCDAGMPIPDGPRVVDLAFRAGVPAFAEVLEGLLAELVVEGATAAEEVRRANPEASKLLHGHFPALDFVPHERLKELSADARLIVRTGEARPYANVLLRCGVFF
- a CDS encoding GNAT family N-acetyltransferase; translation: MPPTLRTPRLLLTPYTPDDEDDFVALFQDTRVSRWMGDGTASEAEDRALFGRVFSTVYARELFDVWAVRRDRRLVGHAEIKRTEEVDGHEIIYALAPEAWGGGLGTELARALVAYGFETLGLTEVHATVDARNEPSLRLLGRLGFAHVRDIVEDDGEVTRVLTACRTPHSATSSPT
- a CDS encoding cytidine deaminase is translated as MTTQTLPVDHELVRAAADVARARCRGERHTVAAAGRAPGGRIVTAVNVYHFTGGPCAELTLIGVAAAQGVYELDTVVAVGDRGRGVVPPCGRCRQVLLDCFPAVEVIVGTCDDVRAVPVADLLPESYVWADQLAGAE